One window from the genome of Carcharodon carcharias isolate sCarCar2 chromosome 9, sCarCar2.pri, whole genome shotgun sequence encodes:
- the irg1l gene encoding immunoresponsive gene 1, like produces the protein MFSKLQKIPPCFTVGKRLYHNISREAFEAPDLKQTVTSSFGSFVSRVKADHLSDTILHRSKRMILDNIGVGILGSTSHVFDICLSYCQQMFAQDPISSVYGRKGLKLSPTLAAFTNGVAAHSMDFDDTWHPATHPSGAVLPALLAAAQMLPTNSKPSGLDFLLAFNVGIEIQGRLMRFSQEANNIPKRFHPPSVVGTMGSAAAIAKFLSLNANQCINALAIAASLSGAPMANAATQAKPIHIGNATRLGFEAAVLASKGMEGNVKILDKTLGCFGFSAFYGDYEPQKIAPLEQTRFLLEDQDIAFKRFPAHLGMHWVVDAAASVRQLAIDNDGAFSPSMIDRIILRVPISRYINRPFPESEHEARHSFQFNACSALLDGDVNIESFTESKLRRDDLNELLNKVELQHPEDNVASFEKMYGEVVLVLKNSDMLRGKCDTFYGHWRSPLSRESLLTKFRNNASYVLEQDKIEAIINTVENLEEVRDSSTLTVYLQ, from the exons ATGTTTTCCAAACTGCAG AAAATTCCGCCTTGCTTCACAGTTGGAAAGCGACTGTACCATAACATTTCCCGCGAAG CTTTCGAGGCACCGGATTTGAAACAGACAGTGACAAGCAGTTTTGGCTCATTTGTCTCAAGAGTCAAAGCGGATCATCTCTCAGACACGATTTTACACAGGAGTAAACGCATGATCTTGGATAACATTGGAGTCGGAATTCTGGGCAGCACTAGCCATGTTTTTGATATCTGCCTCAGTTACTGCCAG CAAATGTTTGCTCAAGATCCAATCAGCTCAGTATATGGACGCAAAGGATTAAAACTTTCTCCCACGCTGGCTGCTTTCACCAATGGAGTCGCG GCCCACTCGATGGATTTCGATGATACCTGGCACCCTGCCACTCACCCCTCGGGAGCTGTACTGCCTGCTCTCCTAGCTGCTGCCCAGATGTTGCCTACAAACTCCAAACCCAGTGGTCTTGACTTCCTGCTGGCCTTTAATGTGGGCATTGAAATTCAGGGCAGGTTAATGCGTTTCTCCCAAGAGGCGAACAACATCCCTAAGAG aTTTCACCCTCCCAGTGTGGTTGGGACAATGGGCAGTGCCGCAGCCATAGCCAAATTCCTATCACTGAATGCCAATCAATGCATTAATGCCCTGGCTATTGCAGCTTCACTCTCAGGGGCACCAATGGCCAATGCAGCCACTCAGGCAAAACCCATCCATATTGGCAATGCCACACGGCTAGGCTTTGAGGCAGCTGTCCTGGCTTCTAAAGGGATGGAGGGAAATGTGAAAATTCTAGACAAGACCCTTGGCTGCTTTGGATTTTCTGCTTTCTATGGTGATTACGAACCTCAGAAGATTGCACCACTTGAGCAGACACGTTTTCTGCTTGAGGACCAAGATATTGCATTTAAGCGCTTCCCTGCTCATCTGGGCATGCATTGGGTAGTAGATGCTGCTGCCTCAGTTAGGCAGTTGGCGATTGATAATGATGGTGCCTTTTCACCCTCTATGATTGACAGGATAATTCTGCGTGTCCCTATTTCCCGATACATCAACAGGCCATTCCCAGAGTCAGAACATGAGGCTCGCCATTCCTTCCAGTTTAATGCCTGCTCTGCATTGTTGGATGGTGATGTGAACATTGAATCATTCACGGAAAGTAAACTCCGACGAGATGATCTCAATGAGTTACTTAACAAAGTGGAGCTTCAACATCCTGAAGATAATGTGGCCAGTTTTGAGAAGATGTACGGAGAAGTGGTTCTGGTCCTGAAGAACAGCGATATGCTCAGGGGAAAATGTGACACCTTCTATGGACACTGGAGAAGCCCACTGTCTAGAGAATCACTGCTCACCAAGTTCAGAAATAATGCTTCATATGTGTTGGAGCAGGACAAAATCGAAGCTATTATCAACACTGTTGAGAACCTTGAAGAAGTGAGGGACAGTTCCACTTTAACTGTTTATTTGCAGTGA